The following proteins come from a genomic window of Anopheles ziemanni chromosome 3, idAnoZiCoDA_A2_x.2, whole genome shotgun sequence:
- the LOC131289460 gene encoding uncharacterized protein LOC131289460 — protein MKDFARQTMCDYYKPLLVEEIALLNNPALVHSGRCSVIGKVADNEDKLLSLAIPLFPRNLKLPDNICSVNLDFGNYHGEILRGKPVNVNGTIELAEETNHIKSLENELELKNVFNRGQKLSVIFILVESIYEVAQATEMIICNLKMRRLKQIPLKRKKKTIPPPVKS, from the exons ATGAAAGATTTTGCCAGACAAACGATGTGCGATTACTACAAGCCATTGCTGGTTGAAGAAATAGCTCTGTTGAATAACCCAGCGTTAGTACACAGTGGAAGATGTTCTGTGATAGGAAAAGTGGCCGACAATGAAGACAAACTGCTCTCTTTGGCAATCCCTCTTTTTCCGAG GAATCTAAAGTTACCTGACAACATATGCTCTGTCAATCTTGATTTTGGAAATTATCATGGAGAAATCCTTCGCGGAAAGCCCGTAAATGTTAACGGGACCATCGAATTGGCAGAGGAAACGAATCACATCAAATCTCTAGAGAACGAGCTTGAattgaagaatgtttttaatcGTGGACAAAAACTATcggttatatttattttagtcGAGAGTATATACGAAGTGGCACAGGCTACAGAAAtgataatttgtaatttaaaaatgcgGAGGCTTAAACAAATCCctctcaaaagaaaaaaaaagactatTCCTCCACCGGTAAAGAGTTAA
- the LOC131289459 gene encoding uncharacterized protein LOC131289459, protein MDFKFNFACSCKITKTLSINKLLETGYQDRLNEYMNDIVDRAWDEQDSEILSLMVAIIDNLRSSNNVTDSSISSNPQTRTFEKEDMDMAILNTIRDEPPNNCVCDAISRKISILLNAGLAELASEFVCEESLLEKVRLLKPFVRLFESDTMFVNFFTRCWKLSIQYFYPSLISELTDVYPQFLEFLMNALIECKELDRNMLLQRKEFTYLSRCLTVAPTFYTILSYLAGHKLNQVQHLITACIAFVKAELPSKEYYNLFPVHLRPYAIIMNEIISPHDPHVMILVEELKNCKPVDYNILLMSCPVFYTSMLFTDPPDLKTGLC, encoded by the exons atggattttaaatttaatttcgctTGCAGCtgcaaaatcacgaaaacccTCTCCATCAACAAGTTACTTGAAACGGGTTACCAGGATCGATTAAATGAATACATGAACGATATTGTTGATCGCGCCTGGGATGAGCAGGATTCAGAAATACTTTCATTAATG GTCGCGATCATAGACAACCTACGTTCCAGCAACAATGTTACTGATAGTTCCATCTCAAGTAACCCGCAAACAAGAACGTTTGAGAAAGAGGACATGGACATGGCGATCCTGAATACCATCCGGGACGAACCACCTAACAACTGTGTTTGCGATGCAATATCCCGCAAAATTTCAATCTTACTCAACGCAGGTCTGGCCGAATTAGCTTCCGAGTTTGTGTGTGAAGAATCATTATTGGAAAAAGTGCGGCTGCTAAAGCCATTTGTCCGGCTGTTTGAAAGCGACACGATGTTTGTGAACTTTTTTACACGATGCTGGAAATTATCTATTCAATACTTTTATCCCAGCCTGATCAGTGAGTTGACTGACGTGTATCCACAATTTTTAGAATTTCTTATGAATGCCTTGATCGAATGTAAAGAATTAGACCGTAATATGCTGCTGCAGAGGAAAGAATTTACATATCTCTCTCGTTGTCTCACAGTTGCCCCAACATTTTACACCATTCTTTCATATTTAGCTGGACACAAGTTAAATCAAGTGCAGCATTTGATAACCGCTTGTATAGCGTTTGTAAAGGCCGAGTTGCCTAGTAAAGAATATTACAATTTATTTCCAGTGCACCTTAGACCCTATGCTATAATAATGAATGAAATCATAAGTCCGCACGATCCTCATGTAATGATTCTTGTTGAAGAACTTAAAAACTGTAAACCTGTCGATTACAACATCCTACTGATGAGCTGTCCAGTTTTTTACACCTCTATGCTATTTACTGACCCACCTGATCTAAAAACGGGCCTATGTTAA
- the LOC131289461 gene encoding DNA-directed RNA polymerase II subunit Rpb4, with protein MAGFNPVDMVEEDAADLQFPKEFENAETLLISEVHMLLEHRKNQNESSEEEQEFSEVFHKTYTYTNEFRKFRNKETIASVRSLLMQKKLHKFELAALGNLCPASPEEAKALIPSLEGRFEDDELQQILDDIGTKRSLQY; from the exons ATGGCCGGATTCAATCCCGTTGATATGGTGGAGGAAGATGCGGCCGATTTGCAGTTTCCTAAAG aATTTGAAAACGCCGAAACGCTGCTGATTAGCGAAGTGCACATGCTCTTGGAACAtcggaaaaatcaaaatgaatcgTCGGAAGAGGAACAAGAGTTTTCGGAAGTTTTCCACAAAACGTACACGTATACCAACGAATTCCGAAAGTTCCGAAATAAAGAAACCATTGCCAGTGTGCGAAG CTTACTAATGCAGAAAAAGCTACACAAGTTTGAATTAGCAGCATTGGGAAATCTGTGTCCAGCATCGCCCGAAGAGGCAAAGGCGCTCATTCCTTCATTGGAAGGACGCTTTGAGGATGATGAGCTTCAGCAAATATTGGACGACATCGGTACCAAACGCAGTTTACAGTATTAG
- the LOC131289458 gene encoding gamma-tubulin complex component 5: MSLVLTELEALVQQYVPQLIKLLTEFDETEENYSLCHKFTLGIIRNHRFLSVNSHETRRNIESVIENMELSNFAAEARQLRKSYEDFITDPLCLNHYVHEIHWSVLLFLLGVAYNPLGALKARLRNGEVLQLVTPEPTLVPWYDKERDDLIAELFEENFAVGFNDGDQGSELSDWSDLEDDERGEYVNIEQKDSVVETMEVGSQLIGDGKQEVVVHSKVAPPRQEETYRTFSSANAYEWLEENLQNRWWGDSYYQTVVNSEHKVASFCNFWTECIVKASHGFLKSEPISTVSEYCVLREILWMFTNPVDCKFFRIDDDQIWINSNVSLPSTTEHGIHTFLLNFTECMTIAYRLRNFCSNILEQTAKTLPAPHSFECYAAGVKSFLNHMDTVMIAKERELIRQEPGKTHTIITFFNELEPELFVLKKLYDIHKFSVLDWTKFPAHIAVAHLLSGLFRSVKLSANLEKGNLAFALLLATLKCYMNMIDTWWTEGRLDDWREEFLVEKACSENLPVGLLTGYQARLFSKCKIRSFYVSSAISDVIENDPIIKLLLHHSLEAGYTLNILNGLDRISDMRKEQNMEENLVYQSFLEAILEELETFRTEVDTVTEETFNIDRQYSLDAEQENENIAMCNLKKQIREICDDDLLLLAFNSTLILASSENVGDETEAVASSIASNTTGRKVTNAFSLYTILNSISTLQLPLENVLFNAIKNLMETKRQAANHYVTYIYKEEFHVMDHLKNIRKVLLLEASDLMDYFYSSLFRRIEAGESWANPYLLTIQLNDILASRFTDMNTLFTVEVDRSAIYQLDTTSVLLAIDEIRILYNPGHDLSNMVNEETMASYNSVFRFLLKVKWALGTLETLRFPDSQKKRPPYTTFGMLDLILKRLAMLKFWMIFSVQCIHSHLMTHVLQSFGEQLDEKLNQADNLSEMIAVHQSYISTIFEHCFQQDDSKQLMEGIIRLLNLVYIMRDEWLNTVLYSEMDARGDIEDNGTITDFITNSQVDELERTYCTCHQQLAKLLSREAYGKHKLHLTGLADAFSYNVPY, from the exons ATGTCTTTAGTTTTAACCGAGCTTGAAGCGTTGGTGCAGCAATACGTTCCGCAATTGATCAAATTGTTGACTGAATTCGAT GAAACCGAAGAAAACTACAGTCTGTGCCATAAGTTTACACTGGGTATAATACGAAACCATCGGTTCCTATCTGTTAACAGCCACGAAACTCGCCGGAACATAGAATCCGTAATAGAAAACATGGAACTCAGTAATTTCGCTGCTGAGGCACGCCAGTTGCGGAAGTCCTACGAGGATTTTATCACTGATCCGCTGTGTTTGAACCACTATGTTCACGAAATTCACTGGTCGGTGCTGTTGTTTCTTCTCGGTGTGGCTTACAATCCGCTTGGTGCACTAAAAGCTCGTTTGCGAAATGGGGAAGTACTACAACTTGTCACACCGGAACCGACATTAGTGCCATGGTATGATAAGGAACGAGATGATCTGATTGCAGAGCTGTTTGAGGAAAACTTTGCTGTTGGCTTCAATGATGGGGATCAAGGATCGGAGTTGAGTGATTGGAGTGACCTAGAGGATGATGAACGTGGTGAATATGTGAATATCGAACAGAAAGATTCAGTCGTGGAAACGATGGAAGTTGGCAGTCAACTAATCGGTGACGGAAAACAGGAAGTGGTTGTCCATAGTAAAGTAGCACCTCCGAGACAGGAAGAAACCTATCGAACGTTCAGTTCGGCTAATGCCTACGAATGGCTAGAAGAGAATCTTCAAAACCGTTGGTGGGGCGATTCTTATTATCAGACCGTGGTTAATAGTGAACATAAAGTAGCATCGTTTTGTAATTTCTGGACTGAATGCATCGTAAAAGCATCGCATGGATTCCTCAAATCTGAACCTATCTCAACAGTTTCCGAGTATTGCGTGTTGCGCGAGATTCTTTGGATGTTTACCAACCCAGTTGATTGCAAATTTTTCCGCATCGATGACGATCAGATATGGATCAATTCAAATGTGTCGCTCCCAAGCACGACGGAACACGGGATACATACATTTCTATTGAATTTTACCGAATGCATGACAATCGCATACAGGTTGAGGAATTTTTGCAGCAATATTCTCGAGCAGACGGCTAAAACCCTGCCAGCACCACACTCATTTGAATGTTACGCTGCAGGAGTGAAGAGTTTTCTAAACCACATGGACACGGTTATGAtagcaaaagaaagagaacTTATCCGGCAGGAACCGGGGAAAACGCACACGATCATAACGTTCTTCAATGAGCTGGAGCCTGAACTATTCGTGCTGAAGAAGCTATACGACATCCACAAATTTTCTGTGCTCGATTGGACGAAATTTCCTGCCCACATTGCCGTTGCCCACTTGCTGTCCGGATTGTTTCGTAGCGTAAAATTGAGCGCCAACTTGGAGAAAGGGAATCTTGCCTTCGCTTTGCTTTTAGCAACACTGAAGTGCTACATGAACATGATTGACACGTGGTGGACGGAAGGGCGACTAGACGACTGGCGCGAAGAGTTTCTAGTTGAAAAAGCATGTTCGGAAAATTTACCAGTTGGCTTACTTACCGGCTACCAAGCAAGATTGTTTTCAAAGTGTAAAATTAGATCATTTTACGTGAGCTCAGCAATTtcggatgtaattgaaaatgaTCCAATAATCAAACTACTGCTGCACCATTCTCTCGAGGCCGGCTACACTTTAAACATCCTGAATGGCTTGGATAGAATCAGCGATATGAGAAAGGAACAAAATATGGAAGAAAATCTAGTGTATCAAAGCTTTCTGGAAGCAATCTTGGAGGAACTGGAAACATTCCGCACAGAAGTAGACACAGTAACCGAAGAAACTTTCAATATCGACCGGCAATACTCGTTGGATGCGGAACAG GAAAACGAGAACATCGCGATGTGTAACCTAAAGAAACAAATTCGGGAAATATGTGATGATGATCTTCTACTATTGGCCTTCAACAGTACATTGATTTTGGCTAGTAGTGAAAATGTTGGCGATGAAACTGAAGCGGTCGCCAGCAGCATTGCATCTAACACGACGGGGCGTAAAGTTACGAATGCTTTTTCCCTATACACAATTCTCAATTCAATTTCGACGCTGCAGCTACCACTCGAGAATGTCCTCTTTAATGCGATAAAAAATTTGATGGAAACCAAGCGTCAAGCGGCGAATCATTATGTAACGTACATCTACAAGGAAGAATTCCACGTGATGGACCATCTCAAAAACATACGAAAAGTTTTACTACTAGAGGCAAGTGATCTCATGGATTACTTTTACAGCAGTTTGTTCCGACGCATCGAGGCGGGAGAAAGCTGGGCTAATCCCTATCTTCTCACCATACAGTTGAATGATATTCTTGCATCGAGGTTCACCGATatgaacacacttttcaccgTGGAGGTAGATCGCTCAGCCATTTACCAGTTGGATACAACTTCTGTGCTGTTGGCTATAGATGAAATTCGTATCCTCTACAATCCAGGGCATGATTTGAGCAACATGGTTAACGAGGAGACGATGGCGAGCTACAACAGTGTGTTTCGATTTCTCCTGAAAGTAAAATGGGCCCTCGGAACCTTGGAAACGTTACGTTTTCCCGATTCACAAAAGAAAAGACCACCATACACGACCTTCGGAATGCTCGATTTAATACTGAAGCGGTTGGCAATGCTTAAGTTTTGGATGATATTTTCTGTGCAGTGCATACATTCGCACCTAATGACTCATGTGCTCCAATCGTTCGGTGAACAGTTGGATGAAAAGCTAAACCAGGCCGATAACTTGAGTGAAATGATAGCCGTGCATCAGTCGTACATTTCTACAATTTTCGAACACTGCTTCCAGCAGGATGATAGCAAACAGCTGATGGAAGGAATAATTCGGCTGCTGAATCTGGTGTACATTATGCGCGACGAATGGCTGAACACGGTGCTGTATTCGGAAATGGACGCCCGAGGAGATATCGAAGATAACGGAACAATTACAGATTTCATCACAAATTCCCAGGTCGATGAACTTGAAAGGACATACTGTACATGCCATCAGCAACTTGCGAAACTGCTAAGCCGGGAGGCTTACGGAAAACATAAACTACACT TAACTGGTCTGGCGGATGCGTTTAGTTATAATGTCCCATACTGA
- the LOC131289462 gene encoding dynein light chain Tctex-type: MEEGKEEHQFVVDDVSKIIKEAIETTIGGNAYQHDKVNNWTGSVVENCLSVLTKLQKPYKYIVTCMIMQKNGAGLHTASSCYWNNETDGSCTVRWENKTMYCIVSVFGLSI; encoded by the exons ATGGAGGAAGGCAAAGAAGAG CATCAATTTGTTGTAGACGACGTGAGCAAAATCATCAAAGAAGCAATCGAAACTACAATCGGAGGGAATGCATATCAACATGATAAAGTTAATAACTGGACTGGATCGGTTGTTGAGAACTGCCTCAGCGTGTTGACGAAGTTACAAAAGCCTTACAAGTACATAG TGACCTGTATGATAATGCAGAAAAACGGAGCCGGTCTACATACGGCGAGTTCGTGCTATTGGAACAATGAAACAGACGGATCCTGCACTGTGcgctgggaaaacaaaaccatgtaCTGCATCGTGTCGGTGTTTGGattatcaatttaa